The DNA window CCTAGGCCATTTGGCCGCTCTGCTTCTCTCTCTTCACCGCTCTTTCTTCCTCAGCGCATCCAGCAGCGACAACAGCAGCCACCGAGCAGCCACGAGCGAGGACGGCAGAGCGGGCAGCCATGGTgccgtcgctggccccctcgcctgcgcgcgtgctccccgacgggtgagcacgccgccgtcgagcggcctggccgcggcacccccttggccgagcccggcgaaaCGCTACCCCCGGCTCggcccttcttctcccgcgccggcgaagggccATCCCGACGGCGAGGTTTGTTCCTTCCCCCTTTCCCTTCTTCCCCGTCCCCTTCTCTCTTCTGGGATTAACCCGTGGTGAGGTTGGGGTatgaagttagggttagggtttcactatTCATCTTCTTAAGTCGGCGAGGCGGCAGCCCTTCCCTTCTTCCCCTCGTTCTTTTCGATTGGATTGATCTTCTCTCTTTTCGTTTCAGAGTTAATCCGAAAtcaagatctagggttagggttcgtgtgccgaccctgtcctttttctttctttggatttttcttttctttgattacttttctcttttggagttcatccgaatggctTTCTCTTTTCCCTTTCTCCattcgagttagggttagggttcggttgaacccggaTTCTTTTCCTTTCTTAGATCCGAATTGGATCTTTTCTTTCTTGCCGTGTCAGTGCGGCACTTttcccgcgcggtggcggtggtgaccggggttcCAGTGACCTCCGCCACCCCGGTCCCTTTTCttttacccgattagggttagagtCACACAGAGACAACCTGCTCTGGTACCATTggggggcacatcccgtcgctggaaGCATCTCTGTTGGATCGGTTTAGGGTTACTGTAGGTGGGTctggcggctcacggcgaacctcataGTCCGAGCCCTCATCCCCACCCTCCTTTTATGTatgttgtgcgacaggggcccaccaaccggattaggattgggctcccccgatcagagaGCAGAGATAAAGGCCCAATAAACCGTTGGGCCTATTCGTGGAGATCAACCAACAATCCTCACCTCGGGCGGTCCACCCTCCCGGCTAGCCCAGTAGCCCAGCAATGTCGGCCACTGGAACCCGTAGTGCTCGCCGTAATCCACGATGTGCACCTTCTTCCTCCCGATGATGGCCTTGCAGATGGCTAAGTTGGAGAACTTGAACGCCATCGCCGTGAAGCAGCACGCCGCCAGGTAGAGCTGGCAGGCCCTGAGGAGCTCCACGGCGGAGGCGCGTTTCGCCATGAGCGGCGACCCGTACACCTGGCTCCCCGTGCCGGCGAGCCGCGCCTCCAGCCCCTTGGCGAAACAGTGCGCTAGCCTCTGCGTGGCGTCCCCCCTCGGCGAGGAGCCCTCCCGGATCTTGCTCAGCAGGTCGGTGGCGCTGGGGCGGTTGCCGGCGGCCACGGCCTGCGCGCAGTCGATCAGCAAGGTGCGCAGGTCCACGGCCTCGTTGGCGCTCCCTTTACCCTTCCTGCTGGCGGCGCTCTTTTTATCGGCGTCTCTGCTGCCGTCGTCCGGGCTGAGGGTCATGGCCATCATCTGCTCGTGTAGCGACTGGTACCCGCTCTGGACGAACTCGTCCACCATCTCGCTTTCCTCTGTTTCAGCCGCCATCAGCTTGCAGCTCCTCCTGCCTGTCGTTTCGTCCTCCTCCGAATCATCACCCCAATGATCATGCCTGTTGTTCTTGCGGCCCCTGCTGCCATGGTTACCACTCTGTTGGAGCAACAGTGACATTTCGTCCACCTGCAGCTTCCACACCTTCTTCGGTTGGCGGGCACGCCACAACTTGTTGTGCTCGTGGTCACCGTCCCTGTCTCCGGAGACGATGGGCATGAGGAGCCTGTTGTTGGTGGCGGGCAAGAACTTGCTGGCCTCCTCCATGCCCTTGAGGAACGCCATGTTCAGCATGTCCATGTTTAAGGTGTAGAAGGCCAGCGAGTCGGTTTTGGGGTATGTTGTCGTGTCGGCAGCGTATGCCTTAGAAAGGAGCAGCTGGGAGAGCTCGACTTGATCGTAGGGCCAGGTGGTGTTGGCGAATGCAAGGGTGCCGCTGGAtgatttggtggtggtggtggtgctcggcAGCCATGGCCGGGAGGCGATAAAAACTGAATCTTTATGCCGGCGATTGCGTGCTCACTAGTCGCTCACTGCACTGGTGACGGGAGACATGGATGGGATGGATCaacgggagggagggagggatggGACGCTATGCTAGCTTAAAAAAAGAGTGCTTTGAATTTGATGGATCGGAACAGAGTTTTTCGTTAAACAACAGGGGAAGCTGGACTGGACCTTGACGACGCCGGGGCTGGACCGGGACGGATGGGCAGCAGGTCATCCGTGACCGCAGCAGAGTCAGGAaatgtttgtttttcttttccctgaGCAGGGCAGAGCGGACGACTGTGGACGATGGAGACCAAGGAAGACGAAATGCGGTTTCAATCCAAACACTGACGCCTGAAACGCACGTGCAGCCGAGCACACGCTCTGTCGTTGAAGATCCCCTCCGCAGCGGTTTCTGCTTTTTCTTTACTGAAAAATGTCCCGGTCGTTTTACTGCACCTGATGAAAATGTAGAAAGGGTCTGCCTTGACATGGAGTTCATTCATTGTCTTCTCTGACACTATCAACCTGAGCGTTTGCACGTCGATTCTAACACGTTACACCTTCAGGAATTCACCTACCAAAGTGAACTCACGGCTAAAACTTATACACAACTAACTTTTTTTTAAGGAAAACTGGAGGGGTTTGTAAAGATGAGCATGCagccagtggcggagccagacATGAAAACAAGAGGGGGCCAGTTACCAAAGTCTTTCACTTGCTTTAGATCAAATTAATTTTCACACCTAGGCTCCAGCATGGCTAATCCGtgagaaaaaaagagaagatAATAGAAAGGCAGCAGTGGTGTTGCATGCATGCAAGAAAGGCTGTGTGGGTACTGTGCCATTGATCGGTAACAGGTTAGACCTCGTGATTAGGCTCTGTCCGTTTGTTTTGCATAGAAAACCTACAGAAGTGCTAAATGGAACTGCAGCATCGATGTTTTGTGGAGTTGCTTGCATGCTTTCAGCAGCCATCCGAGAATACATGACAGATATATGTGCTAATTTGAGTACTTCTCTTGGAGGAAGGAGGGGCCATGGCCCTCTATCGCCATAACGTGGCATGCAGCCCGCAACACGATGACCCAGCACCAGGCCTGTTATTTTAGCCCGGACCAAGCACGGTCTAGCACGGTGGGCAGTGGGCTCGGGCCAGCCCGGCCCGGAAGAccgggccatgcctgggccgcacCTCTAGCCTGGCGGGCGGCCTGGCTCGGCCCGGTGAAATGCACCAGGCCCGGTGGAGGCCCGGTGTTGTACAACATCCCCATCCCATTTCCACCGTAACCCTGACTTTCATCACAGTATCCCACTTCCCGCATCCCCAGTTCCCCATCCCCCCGCACCGTACTCCTGGTTCGCGACTTCGCGCAGACTTTCGTACTCGCAGTCGCGACTTCGCTTCTGACTCCACCCGTACCGCTGACGCCGGCCAGCCGGCCACCCTCCTCCTCACCCCACTGCGCCACCACCCGCCCCTCGCGCCCACCTTCGCGCGATGCCACCTCCACGACATGGACGCGCCACCTCCGTGTCTGGCCGCGGACGCCGGACTCCAGCTCAGTCTTCCACTCTTCCACGGCCACGCCCCCCACATGGCCGGTCACGGACGCCGGATCCATGTCCATCTAGCCTGCCCGCACACGGATCTGATGCCGTCGTCGTCGACGGCCAACACCCCCCTCGACCCCGCGGCCGGCGGCCTGGCCTCCTCCACGGCCTCGAGCACCaccatcttcctctctttccctaCTGAAACGGGCCTCGGGCTGGCTCGGCCTCCTTGGCAGGCCATGCTTATCAAGCCAGCCCAGACCAAAAATCAACAtggcaggccgtgcctgggctgtTAGCCAGGCACGAAGGCCCAAGGTGGCATGGTCCGGCGGCACGCCGGGTGTTGCGGGGTCAAAACCGCGGCAAACATTGTTGctcgagtcggtgtcagagtatgggtctccggtggctcgggtggacttagGAATACAAGAATCACGTAGAGAAGACACAACGGTTTATCCAGGTTCCGGCTAATTcggtccctacgtccagcagctgatgatccttatactcaagagcactcAAAAtcaggggttacaacagagtgtagagagagatttgttagggggttagctcggtgctaatcctaaggttgcctcgccgccggtggagccttttccctcgtcggagaggaggaagacgatgggatacggaggaggagctctcggtgcccctctccagATTGCCCTGCTCCCTGTGCGGAGTGGAGGCGGATGGactggaatggagtgtctggtgatcgatCTAGGATCTTCCCCCCTCCTATGTCCGACCTTATCctttatataacgagataggtcagctacatggcggtttgggggaactagtctaCGGTCTACGTgcgccggagtccaggagggtcttgcaaCGGTGCGCCATGGACCGTGGCGATGTCTTGGTGTCGAAGAAGCCTTAGGCGTCGTCTGGCTGCTTTGTTCTGACACTCTGCATGTCAGgttgtgtcggcttggaccggtcTCCCCGgggtggaccttctggagtcttcttggtggcgaaggaggtcggccCCAGGGGCTAACGTGCGGGATCGaagccctcgagccctcgggAGGCCGAGagaaagctttgtcttcttgtgtcacgcccggACGTGACCCTATCGGGGGAGCAGTTGGCAGGGCCGCGTCTGGGGAGCGGCGCTAGTTAGCCCCCCAGCATCGGTAGcccggggcttgtcttcttgcgccCGGGCCTTGACTGGCATCGTTAGCCGTGCAGGAGCCAAGGGCCGGGCCTGGATGTGCTGTAGATCGGGTGCCTGGGGCTCGGGGGCGGTCGTGGCCAAGTCAGGCTTGGCCGggtctctttgccagagggtgcgcgcgagcgtgtCCGATGGgtaaagcccccgagcccccgggcgatcctgAAGGGATCGGTCGGGGGGTCTTCTTCGGTCGAGAACCATTGgacctgaggcttaacatacccatatgttaggatctcgtcaccgGGCCCTGCCATGTCGTGCCCGGTCGAGCCATGCCTGGCACGGGCCcatgccgggccgggccgggtgGCCCGAATGCTCATCTTTAGGGGTTTCCACCCCTACAGCACTTTTATTAAACAACAAAAGAGTTCAGCTTACAAATAAAACAGGAAGGGGTGCTGTGAAAGTTCAGGAGACagagaaggaaaagaagaaaatgaGGACTAGTACTAAAAGTGACCAGGCTAAGTAGATGGGCTGCGGGGAACTTTTTTTTATTGCATTACCATCGGTGACAAATCAGTATCAATTCTATCAGCTTAGGCCCTCCATGGTGTTAGACTAAAGTGAAGCTTAAAACGGAGAGAGAAGCTTTACGCCAACTTGACTCTCTTGAAGCAGCACAAGGAAAGCttgttgaaaaaaaaaacagtacaACCTAGCTAATTAAGCATGTCACATAAGTATATTACAAAGACATGACTCGTGTTGCTAGCTAGCTAGGATCTGAGATACCATCGTTTGCAACCCATGTGGACATAGCATAGAGTGTGCGTCCCTTCCATCCCTGCAGGAGCCATTTTTTATCCACATAGATGACAAAGTCCCTGTGATAGTTGTCTCTAACCTTCTCGCTCACAGCCTTAACAATATCAGGATCCAGTGGCAGCTGCCTCAAGCCTGCTCGATCGTTCCGTGCCTGCCATTGCTTATACGTCTCAGGACGCTCCACCCTATCAAAACCCTCACAGGCGACGGCATTCAGAACACGGCGTCCAAAGAGGTCCTGCTCAACCAGCAAGCGTTGCTCATTGTCCCGTGGCGCCGCTGCATCCATCATGTCAAACATCGAGGAGTAGTAGAACAGTGCCTCTTGGAACCGTCCTAGGAAGTATGGCGCGTTGTGTAAGCTGTTCTCGACGCAAAGGATGAACACATGTGGCCGCATCTTCCGGATGTTGCCGAGGAGCACGTCCCTAGGGCTTGGAGTGTATATGCCATCGATGCCCTCGTCCATCAACCTCCCAAAATGGAAGAGGCCATTGACGACGAGCAACTCATCTGGTTCAATGCCGAGGTCATCGGCGCAGACCGTCTCCCACTTGGCCGCGATGCAGCGGAACCTGAAAGGGATGCCACACTGACGAGCAAAGGTACTGAGCCGGCGTCCAGTCTCCTCAATCCGAGCAGCCGGACGGAACCCTGGTTGAGGGAGGCCAACGAAGGTGATCCTCACCTCCGGTGGTCCTTCGTCCCAGGTTTGCGTGCCCCAGAAGCCAAGCAGGGTTGGCCAGTGGAACCCGTAATGCTCGCCATAATCGACAATGTGCAGCTTCTTCCTCCTACCAGCGACAGCCTTGCAGATGGTTAGGTTGGAGAACTTGAACGCCATCATCTTGAAGCAGGAGACCGCGAGGTACATCTGATAGGCCTTGATGAACTCCATGGCCGAGGTGTGCTTCACCATGAGCGACCTGTACAGCTGGCTTCCGGTGCCTGCGAGCCGTGCGTCCAGTGCACGGGCGAAACAATATGCCAGTCTCTGTGTGGCGTCTCCCGTAGGCGAGGAGTGCTGCTTGATCTTGCAAAGCAGCTCGGTCGCGCCAAGGCGGTTTCCTGTGGCCACCGCATGTGCACACTGTAGGAGCAAGGCGCGCAAGTCCACGACCTCCTCCTTGCTGCTGCTCGCCGCCATGGGAGTGGTAGacttcttcttccccttcctgCTCTTCTGCTCGGCCTCGCTGTCCACGGCGATGCTCATGTCCATCATCTTGTCAAGCAGCGACTGGTACCCAACTAGAATGAATCTGTCGACCATCTCCCCTGTCTCCTCTGGCTCCGGTGCTACCACCTTGCTTTTTCTGCTTGCCTCGACCTCCAAGTTGTTGTCGTCCCGGTTATGGCGTTTCTGTCCAGCAGCAAGGCCGTGTCTGTCCCCGGACTCAGAGATGGTCTCCAACTCCAAGTGGATGAGGAGGGTGTTGTTGGTGGGCAAGAACTTGTTGGCCTCTTCCATACCCTTGAGGAACGCTTGGTTCAGCATGTCCATGGTTACCCTATTCCGGGCTGCCGCCGTCTCGCCGGCGCCACCACTGGAGAAGAGCGCGTCGTGCTCTCCAACGTCGCTAGCACTAGCAGGCGTCGCCAGCAAGGAGGCGGCGTCGGCATCACCCATGGTGAGGCCGCCGTGGCGTCCAATGCTGTTTGGGTATGGAGGAGTAGTCGTAGAAGAAAGGAGCTTCTGCGAGAGCTCGACCGGGTCGTAGGGCCAGGTCACGCCGTCCCACACGGGGGCGGTGTCGGGGAAGCATGTGCCTACTCCgacatcaatggtgctggcgaCGCACGGGTCGGAGACGATGGACAGGATCTCAGTGGAGGTCTGAGGAGCTTGGTGGTACGAGTTGGACGACGAGGCTGCCGCCGGGTCCTGCTCATCGCCGGGGTGCGGAGGAGTCGGGGACAGGTTAAGAAAGATGGAAGGGGAGAAGGGTTCCTCGTCGGGGATGTCCTCCGGCTCGGCTGCCATTGCCGGCCGGCGGTCACCACTTCACTGGTGCTGGAGGTGGCGTTCCGTGGTGAAGACGAAGAACCAAGACGGAAATGGAATGGGTCATGGTCgatggaggtgggacaacactcGGGCCGGGCCACCTAGCTGGGTGGCCTATAGTCAAGAGCTGTGACAGCGAGGAGAAGGTTCGGGGAAGGCAGACAGATGTGACCGGCTACCGAACAGCATCGTCGTCCTGTCAGTAGACTACGTACAGTGGACAGTGGAAAAGCCGAGACGAAATGCGGTTTCAAACACATCACGCCTGAAACGATTTCTGCTGTCACtgtgggcctgtttagttcctcccaaaacactaaatttttcaagattcctcgtcacatcgaataaaaaacacatgcatgaaatattaaatataaataaaaaataaaactaattacacagtttagacgaaatccacgagacgaatcttttaagcctaattagactatgattggacactaattatcaaataacaacgaaaacgctacagtgtcgttttgccAAAAAATTTAGCAACCAAACTGGCCCTATATATATTTAATGAAAAATGGAAACGTCgtaccccctccacagcgatttCTGCTGCGTGCTTTTGCCAAATGTCACGGCCGTTTTAATTTGTTCACTGCACCTCGTCTCCTGTTTGTTTCGTACCGCCTTCGTTCCAAACCGTATCTCGTTTTGGCCTTTTCAAGTATCTACGCATAAATATATATCTGGATACATAGTAAAAAATATATACCTAAAAAAATCTAAACAACTAATAGTTTAGAACGGACAGAATATTAGACTAAGGGACAAACTGGGTGGAGGCGTCGGCGAATGCGGGGGCTCCATGAGCATGCGCCTGCTGAACGGGAGCACCTGCAGGTTGTCTGACGCGGCCAGGTCGCCGTCGTGGTGTGGCTGGGGCGTCGGAGGCAGGTCGAGGAAGACCGAAGGGGAGAAGGGCTCGGGGTCCGTGGCATCCTCCGGCGTTGAGGCCATGACCCGATGGCCGATGGTCACAGTCTCGCAGCACAGAGACAGAGTCACGGTCTCACGGGAATGGCATGGCACGGCAGGGACCGAGAGCGAAAAATGGGTGGGTCAGTGGTTGTCTAGCTCATGCTCATGTCTGGGTGCATAAAAATCAGAGCTTTGATGGAGATAGTGCCATGTACAGTGAAGATGGGACGTGATGGGATGAGCACAGttgaaggcgacgacgacgaagaAGGCTCGAGGAAGGCGCAGGTGCGGCTGCGATCGTACCGTTTCAGCTGTCGTCTTCCATTACAGCGGATCAAGGACGAAGAAAATGCAGGTTCGTTCCTTCCAGCGCAAAATTTGAATCCAGTGAGCATGAAAAACAGAGGTGATCTGCACTTGTCGTCTAGTATGAGTCACGAGTCACGAGCACAGAACTTCAAACTGGATACTCCACTAacagggcgtgtttagttccaaaaatttttggcttttggctactgtagcactttcgtttgtatttgacaaaaattgtccaattatggactatttaggcttaaaagattcgtctcacgatttctcgactaactgtgtaattagtttttttttcgtctacatttagtactccatgcatgtgccgcaagattcgatgtgacggttactatgcaaaaaattttggcttttgggtggaactaaacggggcctaactaCAGAAAGAAAATGACTGTATTTTAGGTAACGTTTAGTTCCatttcattttgcaaaatttttcaagattcctcatcatatcgaatctttgacgcatgcatgaagcattaaatataaataaaaaataaaattaattacacagtttagacgaaattcacgagacgaatcttttaaacctaattagactatgattgaacactaattgccaaataacaacaaaagtgttatagtaccatttcgccaaaaaatttgtaaactaaaccAGCCCTTAGTTTTAGGTGGCCAGTCCACTCACGAGTAAAAAATTGGGTGGGGGACTATCCCCAGTCCCCACCAGCACCGGGGGCATCCAATAATTATTCGAGGGCCTATGATTTTTCTTTCTAAGGCCTTGTTGAGTTCccttcaaaattccaagttttttcactctctctctatcacattaatttttagccgcttgcatggagtattaaatgtaggtaaaaaaaataactaattacacagtttagttggaaatgacgagatgaatcttttgagcctagttggtcaacgattggacaatatttgccaaataagacgaaagtggtactattcatccgGTTGGAAAAAGttgcaaactaaacaaggcctaactaaTTATTCTCAATTTACACAGCAGCTAACCAATGGATGATTGTATACTTCTTTCATCTTAAAAAAAAAGTtatatcaacaacaacaaaaaaaactagGAAGCATCTCTTGGATGTGACCTTTCCTTCGCGAGTTTCAGTGTTACCAGAggtgagtgaaaatatatttttgcTTTCAAATATCagccagcctgttcggttggctggttcgtatcgttgttggtttatgaagaagtactgctacctcatttgtgtgagagaaaaatactattctaactaaaaatttacgatcatttaccaCATGtcacagccaaacgaataggctgaGTACCGCTCGAGCCCGAGCCACAACGACGATGGGTCCCGCTACGATCGATGCATGAGggctggcggcggcgctcctTCCTCTACGTGGGCGGGGGACGCAAGGTGGCACCCTTTCCTCTACGTGGGCAGTGGGCGTCCCCTTGCGTCCTCGGCGGCAGTGCATCCGTGCTGCTCGGACGGCAATGGGTCCCGCAGCCCCCAACGTCTCCATTCTAGCCTCCCTACATCGGCAGCAACACCTGGCCAAGGGGCCTGACAGCGGCGAAGCTTGCCCCACGTGAGCTGCGTCCCAGCTGCAAGCTTCGGCCCTACATTAGCAGTGGATCTTGCCCCCACCCGGCCTCGCCTCTCTTGCTCAGCCACATCGTACGTCTTTGGCATCATGGGTGTGGGTGGGCGCATCTCTGGTCGCGCCACCGTGGGTACGTTTGACTATGGTGGGACCCACCATCAACATCGGGCTCGAAGCGGGCTGCTCGCCACGCCGGTGCCTAGGTTCACACCCCCAAATTTCATGTTTTGGGTCGTGCATAGAAAGcagtaaataaaataaaagattttaatatttggataaaatttatcaAGTTTAGTTTGAACTAGAGCAAATTTAGTTATAGcaaaaatatgaatttttaaagttttctaattttgacgggTGTTTGAATGATGTGAGGTTTGCTTGTTGCTTGACTTGGCGTCGTGAGTAAGTAAATTTTTCAAAAATGCGTTTAATAAGTCTTTATCTTTCGTCGCCCTGTCTCTATCTTTTTCCATAATCAAATCCTTGCTCTCCTGATCCTAATCTTATCGTTTGGAGATTCCCAAGGTTCTTTTCTTCTGCTCCAATCACCTCTTTTGGGTTTATCAGCCATCAACCTATCTCTCAAAACTTTACGGGAATTTTTCCTGCTTCTTCCGAGACTTATTCTCACTTTTCCGCGAATTTaatctaatttttagatgctccaaattatcttatcatgagcTTAAATACTTTATTTGGATTCCTCAGGTTCCAAAACGTCTCTGAGAATTTTTTCTAAATTTTTGGAGTATTTTTcacggcttaaataataattctggacttttctaaaattattttatccacgaaattaattaattccgaaaataataaaatctCTCTTTGTTTTTCAAAGTCCATGttcaataatcctaataaatacTAAAGGCCCATGTCTTTATATTTACTagtgggctttaatgtttatttaggtccattagtacAGCTGGTTTGTGTAatgtcaattagtaccatatggcTAGTTGAtatggatgtggggagtttttctccctatatatatgtaccaacccTTTAGACAAAACACACTAAAACTATCGTAAGGGGAGACCCTGGTTTGAGAAATCCCTCgtatagtaaattagatttttttcttctccttctcctttcaCCGCCGGCCAACTCCAACGACCCCTCCGACGAGCCTGTGCCCTTGACTGTGCTTCCCACAACCAAGTTCTGGTCCTGTACGTGCACCCCATGGAGGAAGACGACTTATTTACAGAAGTGTCACTGGTTCGTAAATTCCACCATTTAATCGTTACAGTTCCAATTCGgttcgttcaagttgcgttagattcgtgtcGTCGCGCTCTACGTAGCGGAGTTAATGTTTTTCATGTTACTTAATTATgaatttattaatttaaatatCAATTTGATTAATGTTTATTCAATAGCTTTTTAATTAAAAGAAATTTAAGTTTTAATTCCGTTTTGCTCCGTTtaaattgcgttagtttcgtatAGACGTGCTCTACGCAGTAGTACCAATATTTTTCATGTCACATGCTTTTCcgtatatagctaaatattaaattgtcTAATATgtttgtaattagttttgtaattaaaagTAATATAGGTTTTATATCTCAGTTATTATACATAACatgttaatatgattaattgtatACTTAATTATGTTTTAATTATACTTAGCTTAGGGATGTTCATATACAAAAGTT is part of the Miscanthus floridulus cultivar M001 chromosome 9, ASM1932011v1, whole genome shotgun sequence genome and encodes:
- the LOC136481149 gene encoding scarecrow-like protein 34, with translation MDMDPASVTGHVGGVAVEEWKTELESGVRGQTRRWRVHVVEVASREGGREGRVVAQWGEEEGGRLAGVSDSVFIASRPWLPSTTTTTKSSSGTLAFANTTWPYDQVELSQLLLSKAYAADTTTYPKTDSLAFYTLNMDMLNMAFLKGMEEASKFLPATNNRLLMPIVSGDRDGDHEHNKLWRARQPKKVWKLQVDEMSLLLQQSGNHGSRGRKNNRHDHWGDDSEEDETTGRRSCKLMAAETEESEMVDEFVQSGYQSLHEQMMAMTLSPDDGSRDADKKSAASRKGKGSANEAVDLRTLLIDCAQAVAAGNRPSATDLLSKIREGSSPRGDATQRLAHCFAKGLEARLAGTGSQVYGSPLMAKRASAVELLRACQLYLAACCFTAMAFKFSNLAICKAIIGRKKVHIVDYGEHYGFQWPTLLGYWASREGGPPEVRIVGIDLPQPGLRPAARIQETGRRLTNFAHRHGVPFRFHSIAAAKWETVSVDDLNIEHDEVLAVNGLFHFGKLMDEGADIDSLSPRDMVLGSIRKMRPDVFILCIENSSYNAPFFVTRFREALFYYSAMFDMMDAVAPRDNDERVLVEQELFGQCALNAIACEGSDRVECPETYRQWQVRNERAGLRQLPLDPDMVKGISQKVKDKYHKDFVIDVDQQWLLQGWKGRILYAMSAWVANDNQPVRFGWIARIWLIIRGLNSIFLSH
- the LOC136483149 gene encoding scarecrow-like protein 9, which encodes MAAEPEDIPDEEPFSPSIFLNLSPTPPHPGDEQDPAAASSSNSYHQAPQTSTEILSIVSDPCVASTIDVGVGTCFPDTAPVWDGVTWPYDPVELSQKLLSSTTTPPYPNSIGRHGGLTMGDADAASLLATPASASDVGEHDALFSSGGAGETAAARNRVTMDMLNQAFLKGMEEANKFLPTNNTLLIHLELETISESGDRHGLAAGQKRHNRDDNNLEVEASRKSKVVAPEPEETGEMVDRFILVGYQSLLDKMMDMSIAVDSEAEQKSRKGKKKSTTPMAASSSKEEVVDLRALLLQCAHAVATGNRLGATELLCKIKQHSSPTGDATQRLAYCFARALDARLAGTGSQLYRSLMVKHTSAMEFIKAYQMYLAVSCFKMMAFKFSNLTICKAVAGRRKKLHIVDYGEHYGFHWPTLLGFWGTQTWDEGPPEVRITFVGLPQPGFRPAARIEETGRRLSTFARQCGIPFRFRCIAAKWETVCADDLGIEPDELLVVNGLFHFGRLMDEGIDGIYTPSPRDVLLGNIRKMRPHVFILCVENSLHNAPYFLGRFQEALFYYSSMFDMMDAAAPRDNEQRLLVEQDLFGRRVLNAVACEGFDRVERPETYKQWQARNDRAGLRQLPLDPDIVKAVSEKVRDNYHRDFVIYVDKKWLLQGWKGRTLYAMSTWVANDGISDPS